The following DNA comes from Hordeum vulgare subsp. vulgare chromosome 3H, MorexV3_pseudomolecules_assembly, whole genome shotgun sequence.
TAGCTAGAACAGTTCATCCAAGACCATCTGTTTACACACTGAAAACTATGTAGTTACCATTCAGTAAGTACCATCAACCATTCTCATCAAGCAAAGTAAGTTCAGAGGTATCAGAGAGATACCCTTTTTAAGTAGACTTGTCAGCTCATCCAGTACTGCATATATCACTTCTGCCTCCGCCCTCGGGGTGCTCTTGTCCTCCTGCAATGAACGTGTGAACCATCATCACCAGCTATATCCTGGTTCCTTCACCACACCAGCACAATCCATCCCCTGCCTCAACTTCTGCGCATCAGCCCACAGTCCTTTAGAGGCATAAATATTTGACATAAGAACAGAGGGGCCGCTGTCTGCAGGATCCGCCAACAATGCCATTTCAGTGGCATACCTCCCGATTTCAACATTACCAAACAGATGACAGGCACTCAGCAAGCTCCTCCAAATAGTCGCAACTGGTTCAATCGGCATCCTTTCAATAAACTCCTTGGCGGCATGCAGTTTGCCTGATCTTCCAAAAAGGTTGACAACAGAAGCATAGTGCTCGGTGCCTGGTTCAACTGCATATTTTGTTTTCATAGAATTAAAATGGTGTAAACCTTCATCCACAAGGCCAGCATGAGCACATGCTGACAACACACTGACAAATGTTACATAGTTCGGCTCTACTCTAGCCCCTTCCATCATCCCAAAAACATGAAGAGCTTCCTCAGCATGTCCGTGCTGCGCGTATGTCGAAATCATCGAGTTCCAACAGATGACATCCTTTCCCAATGTTGACTCAAACAACAGCCGTCCTTCTTCGATGAAGCCACACTTTGCATACATGTCTATGAGAGCGTTTGAAATATGGGGATCACTGTCCACACCTGCTTTGATGATCTGGGCATGGAACTGCTGACCATGAAAAATGCTTGCCAGAGTACTTGCCACAGTCACTAGTGCAACAAATGTGAACTCGTTTGGTGTTAGCCCAGAGACAGGAAGCTGGGCAAAGAGCTTCACAGCCTCTTCCCCTCGCTCATTCTGTGCAAGGCCAAAAATCATAGCATTCCAGATTACCATGTCCCTGTTCTGCATGAGGCTGAATACAAGTTTGGCATCGTCCACAAGGGAAAACTTAGAATAGACATCGATCAGAGCACTCCCTGCATATAGGTCCAGTGAAGTTCCTGATTTGACGATGAGACCATGAATCTGCTTGCTCAGTTCAAGGTCTGACCGAGATGAGGACACACCAAGCAGCGAAACAAATGTCAGTAGGCTTGGCTTTAGTGAGCAATATCTCATCTTACCGAATATTTCGACTGCTCCTGTAAGGTCACCCAGCCTTGCATATCCTTCGATCATTGCATTGTAAGAAATCGCATCATCTTCTGCCAAGGCTTCAAATACTGCTCTTGCTTCTGTTAGATGCTCACACTTAGCATACATGTCAATCAGAGCATTCTTGACATACTCATCAGATTCCAGATCAGCCTTTATAACATGAGCATGTACCTGTCTTCCTTGCCATATCGCTGCCAAAGAGCCACACGAGTTCAAGATGCTTGTGCAGGCAAAAACATCCGGCTGCCAGCCAGCCCGGCTCAGCTGCCAGAACATGGACATGGCTTCAGCATCGAGCGAATTCTGCATGTAACCAGCGATCATCGTCGTCCAAGACACAAGATTGCGGTTCTCCATGGAATCAAACAGCCTATGAGCCAACAAGAGCATGGAGCACTTACAGTACAGATCGATCAGCGCGTTGACCACCGATGCGTCTGACTCCGCCGCAGTTCGGTACGCGTAGCCATGTATCTGCCTGCCACCCTCTACAAACCCAAGCCCAGAGCAAGCGCTGGCAGCGCTCGCCAGCACAAACCGGTCGGGCCTGACGCCGTCGAGCCCCATCCTCCCAAACAGCTCCAATGCAACCCCGGCCTGCCCAGCCTGAGAGTACCCCGTGATCACCGCGGTCCAGGTGACCGGGTTCCTGGCCGGGAGAGCGTCGAAGACTGACATGGCCGCGTCGATGCGGCCAGCCTTGGCGTACAGGTTGACCAGCGCGGTCCCGACGAAGACGTTGGCGTCGAGGCCGAGCTTCGCGGCGACGCCGTGCACCTGCTCGCCGAAGCGGGCCGCCCTCGACTGCGCGCAGGCCCTGAGGGCGCTGGCGAGCAGGAACTCGTTGGGCGGCTCGCCGTCGGGCGAGGCGGCACCGGCGCTCGGGAAGGCGGCGAAGAGGAGGAGCGCGTCGTCCTCGCGGCCGTGCTGCGCGTACATGGAGATGGCGGAGCCCCAGGAGACGAGGTTGCGGCTTGGCATCTGGTCGAACAGGCGGCGGGCGTCCCCGAGGAGGCCGAGCTTGGAGTAGCCGCGGAGGAGGAGGTTGGCGAGGAAGAGGTCCGGGAGGAGGCCCGAGACGACGGCGCGGGCGTGTGCCGGCGGGAGGACGCGGCGGAGGCGGTCGCCGGCGAGGCATGAGAGGAGCAGTTGGGCGAGGCTCCCGCCGCTCatgtgccgccgccgccgccggctcgGTCGGAGTGGGGGCAGAGGAGGAGTGGTAAGTGCTGGGTGTTGTTGGGCTAATGGGCCTCATCCACTGGGCTAGCTTTTTTCAGCCTGGCTTCACCAACAAAAATATAGCCCTCGCTCAAAAAACAAATAGTTTTTTTTAGCAACTAAAAAAAAAACTCCTCTTATTTTTACtagcaactactccctccatcccataatataagatcttTTTTGACACTCAAGGAGTAACATTTTTTTATACTAGTGGAAATTACCAAATCCAACCACTCAAGGAAAAAATAACAATCCAATCTTtccaaaggaaaaacaaaacaataatccaaTTTCTCTCAAGAAAAAAGAACTCCAATGCAAGACAGTGTGGTATAAATTAATTTAATGGGAAAATGTGCAAGAAAAAAACCACATTATTTTCTCACAAAAAAACTCCTCTTATTTTTACTAGCAACCTTGCTTGATCAGGATCTGTTACCGTTGCATCCTTGACTAATAAGGAggcaaagcaaaaaaaaaaaaaactaccaTTTCCTAAAAAAAAGTACTAGTAGAAATCACCAAATCCAACCACTCAAGGAAAAATAATAATCCAATCTTTCTGAATGAAAAAAAAAAACAATAACCGAATGCCTGTGTAAGACAGTGTAATACTAATAATTAATTAGTGAGAAAATGTGCAAGAACTGGAGTGAACTGTTATATATGAACATCTGGTAAATACTGAAAcattccaaaatagtttataaaatcaTTTACAAAGGGGCTGTCGGGACCCGGCGTTTTAGTTTCTCTTATTAATCGACAGAGGAAATAGAGCGCCTGGCCCGAGCAGCAAACagagaagaagaaagggaaaatAAAATGATCTGTGAGTTTGGAATAAATACAGAAATTAGTCAACCTTCTTTAAACATTTTTTTTACAGAGTATCAGTTTTCCTCTCTAGGCAGGCAAGGCAAGGCAAGGCAAGGC
Coding sequences within:
- the LOC123445694 gene encoding pentatricopeptide repeat-containing protein At4g39530, with protein sequence MSGGSLAQLLLSCLAGDRLRRVLPPAHARAVVSGLLPDLFLANLLLRGYSKLGLLGDARRLFDQMPSRNLVSWGSAISMYAQHGREDDALLLFAAFPSAGAASPDGEPPNEFLLASALRACAQSRAARFGEQVHGVAAKLGLDANVFVGTALVNLYAKAGRIDAAMSVFDALPARNPVTWTAVITGYSQAGQAGVALELFGRMGLDGVRPDRFVLASAASACSGLGFVEGGRQIHGYAYRTAAESDASVVNALIDLYCKCSMLLLAHRLFDSMENRNLVSWTTMIAGYMQNSLDAEAMSMFWQLSRAGWQPDVFACTSILNSCGSLAAIWQGRQVHAHVIKADLESDEYVKNALIDMYAKCEHLTEARAVFEALAEDDAISYNAMIEGYARLGDLTGAVEIFGKMRYCSLKPSLLTFVSLLGVSSSRSDLELSKQIHGLIVKSGTSLDLYAGSALIDVYSKFSLVDDAKLVFSLMQNRDMVIWNAMIFGLAQNERGEEAVKLFAQLPVSGLTPNEFTFVALVTVASTLASIFHGQQFHAQIIKAGVDSDPHISNALIDMYAKCGFIEEGRLLFESTLGKDVICWNSMISTYAQHGHAEEALHVFGMMEGARVEPNYVTFVSVLSACAHAGLVDEGLHHFNSMKTKYAVEPGTEHYASVVNLFGRSGKLHAAKEFIERMPIEPVATIWRSLLSACHLFGNVEIGRYATEMALLADPADSGPSVLMSNIYASKGLWADAQKLRQGMDCAGVVKEPGYSW